In Pedobacter sp. WC2423, the following are encoded in one genomic region:
- a CDS encoding PH domain-containing protein — protein sequence MNNDFSKPQRESAFGIIIMGAHTMLMIGKASFFLFIIAFVKMSGTSFTYLISGISAIIIFSFIFAYLWYLKFTFFLDKEKQEFVVNKGIFNRDQVIIQLDKIQQVNINQNILQKIIGVYGLKIDTAGAHGEEVSIKAIDETSAYNLKEHLLNNRTATKAGSEIESENNKAEEVPFLRISEWTLFKVGLTSNYGQSLTLLAAFFYTVIYEGRQLLDTFKIDKHEIQSTVTGMLTIVTAFILIACLLIVLLIINLVRTFYKYFELEISAHKNTLVLSSGLIAKKNTLISPNKVQITKYSQNYFQKKMNMLNMSLRQAHFGQSKKGHEMQGNTLEIPGCNAGERDELLKMILGKAPIKGKTFVPDWRFLNLPIFFKLILPVSIFLLLAFNIPEVKPFIGIAIAYFVIGVLMIYISYRWHRISVSQDFIIKISGIWDISDEIVTPNKIQAITTFQYPWHKGVDVGHLTLHTAAGQIHFKYGNYTEIKQLVNYWLYQVEIQDSVI from the coding sequence ATGAATAACGATTTCAGCAAACCGCAGCGTGAATCGGCCTTTGGTATCATTATAATGGGCGCTCATACTATGCTGATGATTGGCAAGGCGAGTTTTTTCTTATTCATTATTGCTTTTGTAAAGATGTCGGGCACTTCTTTTACCTATCTGATATCAGGTATTTCTGCAATAATCATATTCAGTTTTATATTCGCTTATTTATGGTATTTAAAATTCACATTCTTTTTAGATAAAGAAAAGCAGGAGTTTGTAGTGAATAAGGGGATCTTCAATCGTGATCAGGTAATTATTCAACTCGATAAAATACAGCAGGTTAACATTAACCAGAATATTCTGCAGAAAATTATTGGCGTTTATGGGTTAAAAATCGATACTGCTGGTGCTCATGGTGAAGAAGTAAGCATTAAAGCCATTGACGAAACTTCTGCTTATAACCTTAAAGAACATTTATTAAATAACAGAACTGCAACTAAAGCCGGATCGGAAATTGAAAGCGAAAATAACAAGGCAGAAGAAGTACCATTTTTAAGAATAAGCGAATGGACCTTGTTTAAAGTTGGATTAACCTCTAATTATGGACAAAGTTTAACTTTACTTGCCGCTTTTTTTTATACCGTTATTTATGAGGGCAGGCAACTTCTTGATACTTTTAAAATTGATAAACATGAAATTCAGAGTACGGTAACAGGCATGTTAACCATTGTTACGGCTTTTATCTTAATTGCATGCCTTTTAATTGTATTGTTGATTATTAACCTGGTCAGAACCTTCTATAAGTATTTCGAGCTCGAAATTAGCGCGCATAAGAATACACTTGTGCTCTCTTCAGGGTTGATTGCCAAGAAAAACACCCTGATTAGCCCTAATAAAGTCCAGATTACAAAATATAGTCAGAATTACTTCCAGAAAAAGATGAACATGCTGAATATGAGTTTAAGGCAGGCTCATTTTGGTCAAAGTAAAAAAGGACATGAAATGCAGGGAAACACTTTAGAAATTCCGGGGTGTAATGCTGGTGAACGGGATGAATTATTAAAAATGATATTGGGTAAGGCACCTATAAAGGGAAAAACCTTTGTTCCAGACTGGCGTTTTTTAAACCTGCCAATTTTCTTCAAACTGATTTTACCCGTTTCAATCTTTTTGCTCCTGGCTTTTAATATCCCAGAGGTGAAACCTTTTATTGGTATCGCAATCGCGTACTTCGTTATAGGTGTGCTAATGATTTATATCAGCTACCGCTGGCACCGGATTTCAGTAAGTCAGGATTTCATCATCAAAATCAGCGGAATTTGGGATATTTCGGATGAAATTGTAACACCAAATAAGATTCAGGCAATTACTACTTTTCAATACCCCTGGCACAAAGGAGTGGATGTTGGGCACCTCACTTTGCATACCGCTGCAGGGCAGATTCATTTTAAATATGGCAATTATACCGAAATTAAACAGTTAGTAAATTATTGGTTGTACCAGGTAGAGATTCAAGACTCCGTTATTTAA
- a CDS encoding PH domain-containing protein: protein MATETSFTNEVIDLDSLPKHEDVQLSRSHPDYWKIICINLLIFFGLLGITIGILLFFDEIRPNAKWMIPVYLALLASFFLVFRISFKKRGYAIRTHDVIYKSGIIAESTTIIPLNRIQHIELNEGLFSRIYKLGSLQLFTAGGQTGHIHISGIPIDEAKRIRDLLLKKLDLPENPTTEMNPDE, encoded by the coding sequence ATGGCCACAGAGACCTCTTTCACCAATGAAGTTATTGATCTCGATTCTCTTCCAAAACACGAAGATGTTCAGTTAAGCCGATCACATCCAGATTATTGGAAAATCATTTGTATTAATCTGTTGATCTTTTTTGGCCTGCTTGGAATAACTATTGGAATTCTTCTATTCTTTGATGAAATCAGACCAAATGCAAAATGGATGATTCCAGTGTATTTAGCTTTGTTAGCCAGCTTCTTTCTAGTCTTTCGCATTAGCTTTAAGAAACGGGGATATGCTATCCGCACGCATGACGTCATCTATAAAAGTGGGATTATCGCCGAATCGACAACTATTATTCCTTTAAACAGGATTCAGCATATTGAATTAAATGAAGGTCTTTTTTCCAGAATATACAAATTGGGATCACTACAACTGTTTACCGCAGGTGGCCAAACAGGGCATATCCATATTTCGGGCATTCCAATTGACGAGGCGAAGCGCATTAGAGATCTGTTATTGAAAAAACTAGACCTGCCTGAAAATCCAACAACTGAAATGAATCCTGATGAATAA